The Stomoxys calcitrans chromosome 3, idStoCalc2.1, whole genome shotgun sequence genome includes a region encoding these proteins:
- the LOC106095591 gene encoding radial spoke head protein 9 homolog, translating to MDINYFKESLDSLMHSGVTLLSPEEMILIENSLLALQAKNRFTYIYFWGRINGIERDYFIAFGCLRDCLKDRKFFYSLDGYQWLMLPFLQCERGFQATLLCRQPFCGDPSSINCVKLDPSFETGANHIISANLPEEIKLKEEDRLAAVVFIITEECAMCPRGALYKLTDGRVVPNQMFRGLNELQCEDLSFYQIYRLPRNDLRTNLSKRSDYNYTIDFLDSIEDVIAKDHAFSLNLLRNERFIVIKSLIWQGMTFFHKINSHKHGFLYIGDGKQNNDFPFMF from the exons ATGGATATAAATTACTTCAAGGAATCCTTAGACTCGCTAATGCACTCTGGTGTAACATTATTAAGCCCTGAGGAAATGATATTAATTGAGAATTCATTACTGGCATTACAAGCGAAAAATCGTTTTACATACATTTACTTCTGGGGTCGTATAAATGGGATAGAGCgggactattttattgcattcggCTGCCTACGAGACTGCCTAAAGGATAGAAAGTTTTTCTATAGTCTAGACGGTTATCAGTGGCTTATGCTGCCATTTTTACAATGTGAAAGGGGTTTTCAAGCAACACTTCTATGCCGTCAGCCGTTCTGTGGTGATCCAAGTTCGATAAATTGTGTAAAGTTG GATCCCTCATTTGAAACGGGTGCTAATCATATAATATCTGCAAATTTAcccgaagaaatcaaacttaaGGAAGAGGATCGTTTGGCTGCTGTTGTCTTTATTATAACTGAGGAATGTGCTATGTGCCCTCGAGGTGCACTATACAAACTTACCGACGGACGTGTGGTGCCAAATCAAATGTTTCGCGGACTTAACGAATTGCAATGCGAAGACTTATCTTTTTATCAGATCTATCGATTGCCGCGCAACGATCTTCGAACGAATTTGTCCAAACGAAGCGACTACAACTACACAATCGATTTCTTGGATTCAATTGAAGATGTAATCGCGAAGGACCATgcattttcattgaatttacTACGCAATGAACGTTTTATTGTTATAAAATCTCTGATTTGGCAGGGTATGACCTTTTTCCACAAAATTAATTCCCATAAACATGGATTTCTATATATAGGGGATGGGAAGCAAAATAATGACTTTCCTTTTATGTTTTGA